Proteins encoded by one window of Acetivibrio thermocellus ATCC 27405:
- a CDS encoding acyl-CoA carboxylase subunit beta → MDKVDKIGLLREKLAQVEQGGGAEKIAKQHDAGKMTARERIQALFDENSFVEIDTFVETRSIDFDMQKKKVPGDGVVTGYGSIDGRLVFVAAQDFTVIGGSLGEMHAAKITKVMDMAMKMGAPFISINDSGGARIEEGIDALKGFGDIFYRNTLASGVIPQISVIMGPCAGGAVYSPAITDFIFMVDKTSQMFITGPQVIKSVTGEDVTFEKLGGAETHNSISGVAHFRSSSEKECIEQIKKLISYLPDNNLSDVPIVPTQDDINRITDNLVDIIPQDSNKPYDMMEIITSVVDNGDFFEIQKDFAKNIIIGFGRMNGGTVGIVANQPKVAAGVLDVNSSDKAARFVRFCDAFNIPIITFTDVPGYLPGVGQEHSGVIRHGAKLLYAFSEATVPKINVIVRKAYGGAYIAMNSKHLGADMVFAWPSAEIAVMGPEGAANIIFKKDIAAADDPMETRKRLIEEYREKFSNPYVAASRGYVDDVIDPATTRIRLISALEMLASKRENRPAKKHGNIPL, encoded by the coding sequence ATGGACAAAGTAGACAAGATCGGCCTTCTCCGTGAAAAACTGGCCCAGGTTGAACAGGGCGGAGGAGCTGAAAAAATCGCAAAACAGCATGATGCCGGAAAAATGACAGCAAGAGAAAGAATCCAGGCTTTATTTGATGAAAACAGCTTTGTTGAGATCGACACATTTGTTGAGACAAGAAGCATTGACTTCGATATGCAAAAAAAGAAAGTCCCGGGAGACGGTGTTGTAACAGGGTATGGTTCCATAGACGGACGTCTGGTCTTTGTTGCGGCGCAGGACTTTACTGTAATCGGTGGGTCTTTGGGTGAAATGCATGCCGCAAAAATCACCAAAGTAATGGACATGGCAATGAAAATGGGCGCACCGTTTATAAGCATTAATGATTCCGGCGGTGCAAGAATTGAAGAAGGAATTGACGCACTCAAGGGATTTGGAGATATCTTCTACAGAAATACTTTGGCTTCAGGTGTAATTCCCCAGATTTCAGTTATCATGGGACCATGCGCAGGCGGAGCGGTATATTCTCCTGCAATAACCGACTTTATATTTATGGTTGACAAAACCAGTCAGATGTTTATAACGGGACCCCAGGTAATTAAGTCCGTAACCGGAGAAGACGTGACTTTTGAAAAACTTGGCGGTGCGGAAACCCACAACTCCATAAGCGGTGTTGCTCACTTCAGAAGTTCAAGTGAAAAAGAATGTATAGAGCAAATCAAAAAGCTTATTAGTTATCTTCCTGATAACAATCTTTCCGATGTTCCGATTGTTCCAACTCAGGATGACATAAACAGAATTACTGACAACCTGGTCGATATCATTCCGCAGGACTCCAACAAGCCTTATGACATGATGGAAATAATCACTTCCGTAGTTGACAACGGTGACTTTTTTGAAATTCAAAAAGACTTTGCAAAAAACATTATAATAGGTTTCGGCAGAATGAACGGCGGAACCGTCGGTATAGTGGCAAATCAGCCAAAAGTTGCCGCAGGGGTTTTGGATGTGAACTCCTCTGACAAAGCCGCAAGGTTTGTTCGTTTCTGTGATGCGTTCAACATTCCAATTATAACCTTTACCGATGTACCGGGGTATCTGCCCGGAGTAGGCCAGGAGCACAGCGGAGTAATAAGACACGGTGCAAAGCTTCTTTATGCTTTCTCTGAAGCCACCGTTCCAAAAATCAATGTTATTGTCAGAAAAGCTTACGGCGGTGCATATATTGCCATGAACAGCAAGCACCTTGGAGCGGACATGGTATTTGCGTGGCCTTCGGCGGAAATTGCAGTTATGGGACCGGAAGGTGCGGCAAACATCATTTTCAAGAAAGATATAGCTGCTGCCGATGACCCAATGGAAACAAGAAAGAGGCTCATTGAAGAATATCGTGAAAAATTCTCCAATCCGTATGTTGCAGCTTCAAGGGGTTATGTTGATGATGTAATTGATCCGGCAACAACAAGGATAAGACTGATTAGTGCCCTTGAAATGCTTGCAAGTAAGAGAGAAAACAGACCTGCCAAAAAGCATGGAAATATTCCATTATAA
- the speB gene encoding agmatinase yields MSLRNGNSTLPTKFMASIDSYDDASIVMAGVPMDFTCSFRPGTRFGPQKIREVSIGIEEYSVYMDRDLTQCSFFDAGDLDLPFGDVDKSLKLIGDVAEEILSDNKFPLFIGGEHLISVPVIKKVYEKYGPELIVVQFDAHADLREGYLGCPNSHASAVRRLIDFMPGKNIYQFGIRSGTKDEFEYAKKHTNMYTIDVFEPLSRVLDDIKDKPIYITLDIDVVDPAYANGTGTPEPGGISSRELLDSIHLFKGANLVGFDIVEVSPHYDQSDRTALLAAKIIREIIMMVG; encoded by the coding sequence ATGAGTTTAAGAAACGGGAATTCTACATTGCCGACCAAATTTATGGCAAGCATTGACAGCTACGATGATGCATCCATAGTCATGGCCGGTGTTCCAATGGACTTTACCTGCAGCTTCAGACCGGGAACAAGGTTTGGACCGCAGAAAATCAGGGAAGTATCCATAGGCATTGAAGAATACAGCGTATACATGGACCGGGATTTGACCCAGTGTTCTTTCTTTGATGCCGGTGACTTGGATCTTCCCTTCGGTGACGTGGATAAAAGCTTGAAACTTATCGGGGACGTGGCAGAAGAGATACTCAGCGACAATAAATTTCCACTCTTTATCGGTGGAGAGCATCTTATCAGCGTACCGGTAATAAAAAAGGTGTATGAAAAATACGGACCTGAACTGATAGTGGTGCAGTTTGACGCCCATGCAGACCTCAGGGAAGGATATCTGGGATGCCCAAACTCTCATGCTTCGGCTGTAAGACGCTTGATTGACTTTATGCCGGGAAAAAATATTTATCAGTTCGGTATAAGGTCCGGAACGAAAGACGAGTTTGAATATGCAAAAAAACATACCAACATGTATACTATCGACGTTTTTGAGCCGTTAAGCCGTGTCTTAGACGATATCAAGGACAAGCCCATATACATAACCCTTGACATCGACGTGGTAGACCCTGCATACGCGAACGGTACTGGTACACCGGAGCCCGGCGGGATCAGCTCCAGGGAACTTTTGGATTCAATACATCTGTTCAAGGGAGCAAATCTTGTCGGATTTGACATTGTGGAAGTATCACCCCACTATGATCAATCTGACCGGACGGCGCTCCTTGCGGCAAAAATTATCAGAGAAATCATTATGATGGTCGGATGA
- a CDS encoding PilZ domain-containing protein — MLNDLLPQNDSPIFCRVSINNDEKWVHGIITYINMEKNIAEIFLSAKYFKSYFNEGSKIVVKSLDENIETLFSGSVSKKVISIRKQAITIQINKVLSYNNQRKYERFRVNYPCRIRYEENVSYIASISDISLGGGLIHSDDLFEEGKNIGIDMFVTPKITISFTGKVIRRIADKKGGYNYGVQLVDIDDANHNLLFELIEYLQTQKKHLAQEWKMFNRLKYSVYAISIFGIFLLIFIVFASKAI, encoded by the coding sequence TTGTTAAACGATTTGCTTCCTCAAAATGATTCTCCAATTTTCTGCAGAGTTTCAATAAATAACGATGAAAAATGGGTTCACGGCATAATAACGTATATTAACATGGAAAAAAATATTGCCGAGATATTCCTTTCTGCAAAATATTTTAAAAGCTATTTTAACGAAGGAAGTAAAATCGTTGTAAAATCCCTTGATGAAAATATTGAGACACTGTTTAGCGGAAGCGTTTCTAAAAAAGTAATCTCCATAAGAAAGCAAGCCATTACAATTCAGATAAACAAAGTATTGAGTTACAATAATCAAAGAAAATACGAAAGGTTTCGTGTAAACTACCCCTGCCGGATAAGATACGAAGAAAACGTATCATATATTGCGTCCATTTCGGATATAAGCCTTGGAGGAGGCCTGATACACTCAGATGATTTGTTTGAGGAAGGAAAAAACATAGGTATTGATATGTTTGTAACACCTAAGATAACGATATCTTTTACCGGGAAAGTTATCAGAAGAATCGCCGATAAAAAAGGTGGTTACAACTATGGAGTGCAGCTTGTTGATATAGATGATGCCAATCATAACCTTTTATTCGAACTGATTGAATATCTTCAAACCCAAAAAAAACACCTTGCCCAGGAGTGGAAAATGTTTAACAGGCTGAAGTATTCCGTATATGCAATATCCATATTTGGGATTTTTCTGTTGATTTTTATAGTGTTTGCATCAAAAGCAATTTAA
- a CDS encoding class I SAM-dependent methyltransferase translates to MQTIKNSLGQSHDYIKMFVKEGDTVVDATCGNGNDTAFLASLVGENGRVFGFDIQDKAIANTTKKLTDLNLIDRVTLIKDGHQNMDKYIDCPVKAVMFNLGYLPSGDHSISTRPETTIQALSKAMELLVTGGIITVVIYYGGDTGFEEKEKVLEFLKGVDQKKFIVQRTDFINQANCPPILVCIEKIS, encoded by the coding sequence ATGCAGACTATTAAGAATTCTCTGGGGCAGTCCCACGACTACATTAAAATGTTTGTCAAAGAAGGAGACACAGTGGTGGATGCGACCTGCGGAAACGGAAACGATACAGCTTTCCTCGCAAGTCTGGTCGGTGAAAACGGCAGAGTTTTCGGCTTTGACATACAGGATAAGGCAATAGCCAATACAACAAAGAAACTTACGGATTTAAACCTTATTGACAGGGTAACACTTATAAAAGACGGACACCAGAACATGGACAAGTATATTGATTGTCCTGTAAAGGCGGTTATGTTTAATTTGGGCTACCTTCCGTCAGGAGACCACAGCATCTCCACCAGGCCCGAAACAACCATACAGGCTCTTTCAAAGGCAATGGAGCTTCTTGTTACAGGAGGCATTATAACCGTTGTCATTTATTACGGAGGAGATACCGGTTTTGAAGAAAAGGAAAAAGTCCTGGAATTTTTAAAAGGTGTGGATCAAAAGAAATTTATCGTTCAGCGCACCGATTTTATAAATCAGGCGAACTGTCCTCCAATATTGGTTTGCATTGAAAAGATATCATAA
- a CDS encoding biotin/lipoyl-containing protein, translated as MKKFLIKVNGNQYEVEVEEIRDGASAPQVTLSTPSAAPAPSPAPAQETKTAAPKKDSTVPAGATAIKAPMPGTILDIRVNQGDTVKKGQVLLILEAMKMENEIVAPNDGTVASINVSKGASVNVGEVLVSLK; from the coding sequence ATGAAAAAGTTTTTGATAAAGGTAAACGGAAATCAATATGAGGTTGAAGTTGAAGAAATCAGAGACGGTGCTTCAGCACCACAGGTTACTCTCAGCACACCTTCGGCTGCACCTGCGCCTTCACCGGCACCGGCTCAGGAAACGAAAACAGCTGCACCAAAGAAAGACAGCACAGTACCGGCAGGTGCTACGGCAATTAAAGCTCCGATGCCGGGTACCATACTCGACATTCGTGTAAATCAAGGGGATACGGTAAAGAAAGGCCAAGTTCTTTTAATTCTTGAAGCAATGAAGATGGAAAATGAAATAGTTGCTCCAAATGACGGTACAGTTGCATCAATTAATGTTTCAAAGGGTGCATCTGTAAACGTCGGAGAGGTTCTTGTCTCATTAAAATAG
- the speE gene encoding polyamine aminopropyltransferase: MELWFTEYQTPTLGITCKTKKTLHSEKTEYQELAVIETEQFGRMLLLDGIIQTTVADEFVYHEMIAHVPLFTHKNPKKALVVGGGDGGSIREIVKHPSIEKAVLCEIDRRVIEVSKEYLPEISCALDNEKVEVVVGDGIKYVKEHKNEFDVIIIDSTDPIGPAEGLFAIDFYRAVYDCLKEDGIFVAQTESPFIDKELITRIIRDVKSLFPITRLYTCAIPTYPTGYWCFTMGSKKYDPLETDIDSIPDIDTKYYCPQIHRAAFILPKFAKELIK, encoded by the coding sequence ATGGAACTTTGGTTTACAGAGTATCAGACCCCTACATTGGGAATCACTTGCAAGACAAAAAAGACTTTGCACAGTGAAAAAACAGAGTATCAGGAACTGGCAGTTATAGAAACGGAACAGTTTGGCAGAATGCTCCTTTTAGACGGAATAATTCAGACTACGGTTGCGGACGAATTTGTCTATCATGAAATGATAGCCCATGTTCCGCTGTTTACTCATAAAAATCCGAAAAAAGCGCTGGTTGTCGGAGGTGGAGACGGAGGCTCAATAAGAGAAATAGTAAAGCATCCATCCATTGAAAAGGCAGTTTTATGCGAAATAGACAGGCGTGTTATTGAGGTGTCGAAAGAGTATCTTCCGGAAATCAGCTGCGCTTTGGATAATGAAAAAGTTGAGGTAGTTGTAGGCGACGGTATCAAATATGTAAAAGAACATAAAAATGAATTTGATGTTATAATAATTGATTCCACAGACCCGATAGGACCTGCTGAAGGCCTGTTTGCCATTGATTTTTACAGGGCTGTATACGATTGTTTGAAGGAAGACGGTATATTTGTTGCACAAACCGAATCTCCTTTCATCGATAAAGAGCTTATAACAAGGATAATTAGAGATGTGAAATCATTGTTCCCGATAACAAGGCTTTACACATGTGCAATTCCTACATATCCTACAGGATATTGGTGCTTTACCATGGGATCAAAGAAGTATGATCCTTTAGAAACCGACATAGACTCCATACCGGATATCGATACGAAATATTACTGTCCGCAGATTCACAGAGCTGCATTCATACTGCCGAAGTTTGCAAAAGAATTAATAAAATAA